ATAATTCCTCGACCTATAACTGTCCATACGTCGCGCCGGGTCGTCGCGTTGATACACACAATTACTTAATCGCAGATCGTAGAGCACAGCGAACGACGTCATTGTGTGCGAAGAATTCTTGGCATTGAATCAAGCAGAGTCAGGGAAAACGGGATATCCCAGTTCGATTATCTCTCGGTTTGCGTGCACGTCTCTCGTGCGAGTGGTTCTTGATTGTCCTGAAATGTTTATACATACATCCGTTCAAATTATCGGGAGATCCCCCAGTTTGTTTATCCTGTTTGCTATGGCAATCTTCCACTGTTTACATTTGTACTTCCCCATTGATTTCCTTCTAAAAGTTTAACATTGTAGACCTTTCAAATCTTTCTATAGAGTTTTCCATGCGTTTTCGATCGTTCAAAAAAATAGACAGATAGTTTAGAATTTCGATATGCTTGGAATTCCACGAATACTTGATACcgaaattagaatttctctTTAGAAACTGTTAATATGCGCGCAGTATCGTTGCATGTTTACTGTACTTACCTCTAGTTGACACTAGGGATCGGCGGCTATTGCAACAACGAATTATCGAAATTCTTATTGCGTACGTTTGTCTTCTCGTAACTTGCAGGAATTCACAGTTAGCTTCACCCAGTTCATAATTGATATCGAGTTAACACGGTTACGCGTCGAACTGTTAAACTACTTACGATggtttacgaaaatatttgaacacttatcgacgaaaattttttaagaatgtTACTATTACACGTGTTATATGAAACtgtctgaaattttattagcaccGTAACGAAACACTCTATGGTGACTACGTATGTACGTagattggtaaaatttgacaccaatctgaaaatgtgtataaaagttacaaattgCTTACTGCAAACCTAAATAAACCAAAATACAAAAGACctaatatacattattaaaagtagaaattacaatttgaatTCCTGTACATCTTCAAAGTTTCAAATGTTATCAAATAAACCGTGATAATTATGTCTTATTATaacgctaatgaaatttcaaaatattttatacaaatatccaaatattttcgtggCACACTGTATAGAAAAAGGTTCTATCTGCTGCTATCTGACGAATCGATTCTTCTGAAATCCGATGTAGTCCAACGAATATTTCTTAACCTTATAGAACACACTTTGAGGTTAAGAGGCCGCCTATGCTATATGtcacgttataaagtatacatTTCTTTAACTAAATCCTTTTTCCAAGATATTTTGGACtgttgatattaataaaataaatatatatataccctTGAAtctttacgattattttccacATGAAAACTGATAGAATAATACCTAAGCTAAAGAGGTAGGGGTAATAAACCTGTTGACAGGTCCGACGGTGCACTGATGTGATTTTTCCTCGCGTGTGCACTGATGTGATTGTTGTCTACGTGTGCACTGATATGATTTTTGTCCACGTGTGCACCATAGGATTAATGACTAACAACAGTCGACTTACTCAAACGCTTAGCCATTATACAGCAACATACACGAGAAGATCATTTATTGCTCTGTTAAACCGCTTATACGATTACATAGAAAAAAGACAATGACCTGCTATAAGTCAAGAAGATGAATTGATTCACCTGAAATCCAATGTAGTCGAACGAATTTCTTAATGACTAACAACTGACGACTTACTTAGACACAGCAATTAGCAACATGATTGCACgacaaaattatcaattacttTCGCGATACTTTCTACGAATACTAACGGAACACAACCGGAGAACCAGACGTTTGAAACACTAGTGACGATGAATCGGTGAATATCAATGATGAAATTAGcggtatttaaatattttgaaacgttAAACGGAGACTAATGTTGGATCCGTGTACGATTGCAGGGGGTCCAAAGCGTAACTTTCCTCAGGATAATGCGAAGCCTGGAGAGGTTATCGGGTAGCGATCAAGACTGCGATCAGGAGATGTATATCGACCTAGACGACGCTTCCGTCGATTCGCTTACCGGAAAACGAAGTCGCCACCATGTCGTTGGCGCGGAGGTAAGgacttttcttctattttcggTGTAATTAAGTCGGACGTGCTAGCGGAGGCACTTCGAGGCcggataaattaaattctactcAAACTAAAATAGCCTGTGTTACTCGTTTCCTTGCGCTTGGGCACTTCTTATAGCACTGTGCAGGAGTAAAAATGCGAGAACACGTGAAAAAGTTGTATGAATGTAGACAACAAATTATATGTGTACATTGATGATTAAAAACATCGGCATAAATCGcgttttccaatatttttaagatttgTCTAAGGTACTGTGCAAGAGTAAACATAAGGACACGATAAAATTCTATGAAGAAAacataacgaataaaaattctcacaTGGTGTACATCATATTTTCTTGgtatgatttattataatatgaaatttaataatttatacggaTTGACTTATCTCACTGTAGTTACAGTATTGATCGATAAAGTTTATCAAGTAAGTATCGAGTCCTTGAGATTCCagattaattacaaattcaagAACTTCACCTCCCTTATTATATGgaaaatcatttataaaaatgaacagACTTTTCGTCGACGGTAATAGGATAAGATGAATAATATACTAAGATAAAttgtcaattattaatatgtcTGTACGGTTAAAATAATACATGCGTATATTATGCAGTTAAACTATGATCACTGCATACATGTGAGAGTTACGcgtgaaagaaaatacaaagataAAGTTATCACATACCGAGCTTTGTAAACGCTCTGAACAGGTTATTTTAGTTCTTGTAGAAACATGCAACATATACAGAGATAGCAAGGTggatatatttagaataatatatattcaaatgaaatctaaaattgcaaatatttctcattatcATCGATTAAGATTCGGTACGTTCAACAgagtttctacaatttcacaataattttgtttccaAGAAGAGCCGTACAGGTGCAGCAACTTTGTGTTATCTTCCTTTGATTGATTAGAGATAACGTTTGTTGTAGTTCCAATTCAATTAACGTAACTGATATACGGAAATAAGTACTCGTGTacttattctttataaataacgataagacAATTAacttgtaaatgaaatattgtaacgaTACGTGGATCGCTATACTCGCGAGAAATATTACCAGTAAATGTATCTATCGATTGCCTTTTTCGAAAAAAGGACTCCAAGCGAGAATCTAATTACGTATCATCGTAGTTTGTACAGAGAATATACGTGTAAGTGTagcagcaaataaaattatattatagatatcAGAGCAATCTTAATCTTATCTGTTACATTACGAGTAACTTGAATTTCCAGAGGATATTAGAATACGACTCGTTATATAATTCCGTGATTATACCGtacataatgaaaatatatcgatgaaATGCGAGGATCAATGCGAGAAGTTTCGCCTCTGATACGtcttggaaaaaaaaaatggagaacGCAGTTTCATTAATCAGCATTGTAATCAGCGTTTCTTATTAAAAGTAAACAGAGGTCACTTCAGAGGaatattccaaataaaattcatttttctctaataTCTTCTTCCATCGATCGGTCGTACATGTAAATTCCATAAACCCTTCGTAAGTTTGCTTTCGTCGTTGGAATACTCATAGTCAATCCGGAAGAATTGTTCCCTGCTAATTTAGGGACGAAATAATTAGCCAAGTAATTAGAATAGTGGAAGGAGCGAACATAAGTTAATGAGTCTTTTCGGAACGATTAAAAAGGTGGGTGAGGAGAGTGACAGTAGTGGCAGCGAGAGGAGCCCGAAACaagcgaaaagaagaaatcgcgGAGGACCACCGACGACGAGAAGACGAAAAAGTGGAATTTCTGCGCGGGAAAGGAACCTGAGGAGGCTCGAGAgcaacgagagagaaagaatgagAATGCATTCCCTAAATGACGCTTTCGAGGTAATTTTCCACGCGTTACAAAATAGCTAGAGATTCGTGAGCAGCTTTTCACGACACACTTCAATcgtcctaaaaaaaaaaaaacaataaacgTCCAGGTTAAATTTActcgtttgaaatttaatcgtaggaaatctgaaaatctgaaaatttaacTAACTCacaaagatattatatatttgaatactcGTTATCAAAATCTTTTACAATTATAGCGTAATCGTTGATTATCATGAAAAcgatgtatttatatacatattatatacatatatatatttattttattatatatatactttttgtGTCGATTCTAACGAATTGTTATATTCATGATATATTACAACACGTTATAATACGTTCACAACAATGAGACgctatatatattgaaaagtactcaaattcaattcaatcttcgaattcgtatctttttatcttgaaaaaaattacacgTCAATTCGTGATATTATCAAACTACAAAATCTCCAACTTCTATTTCCAATATAATAAAGCACAGTTACCTAAGTCGataggaaatttcatttttcaaaccaCGTATTGAACGCGGTAACTTTATCCTTTCGAATACCTCGTTCCAATACGatcttattatttcatatccCCAAAGGCTTTTTCTTCCATGCTCCGCACAATACTCCGTTCAACGGAATAATAGAAGCGTAATATCTAGGAGATGTTGCCAGTCAGTGCCGGATCTGCCGTGAGCGTGGGCGATTCGTGTAGTACTTGAGATGTTATTTAAGGGCGGAGACGCGCGGTGGGGTGTGAAATAAGGGAATCCACAGTTGTAAACTTCATATGGTAGCTCGTTGCATCGCCTTATGCAAAAGTCATCTTTCCGCAAAGAGGTCGAGGAGAAATAGACAGACAACGAGATATGGATATCGTAAGACATAGAAACTTGCAGACATGTACAGGGTGTTGagaacattttgaatatttataatacgatTGTAGATATCAAGAATAttgaacgaatgaaaaaagttCGCGTACAAAATGTAtcgtttcaaattataaagaatttaGTTTTAGAGCTAGAAATATACTGATAACTAAGGAAGGAATCGGCTAACGAACC
The DNA window shown above is from Bombus pyrosoma isolate SC7728 linkage group LG7, ASM1482585v1, whole genome shotgun sequence and carries:
- the LOC122569141 gene encoding class A basic helix-loop-helix protein 15-like, whose product is MRSLERLSGSDQDCDQEMYIDLDDASVDSLTGKRSRHHVVGAEVGEESDSSGSERSPKQAKRRNRGGPPTTRRRKSGISARERNLRRLESNERERMRMHSLNDAFEQLREVIPHVKMERKLSKIETLTLAKNYIMALTNVICEMRGEEQPYTFVDGECGSSSGDSTGQLELSGGEQPEEASPASMHETNNNSLLHEDLERRIP